A region of the Candidatus Zixiibacteriota bacterium genome:
GCGCCACGCCTATTTCGAGGTGATTTCGGGTCAGTTCAAACTGCTGGCCGGTCAGAGCTGGGATATTGTCAGTCCCCTCAATCCCTCGACCCTGAATTACCCGGTTCTCTGGGGCGTCGGTAATATCGGTTATCGCCGTCCTCAGGTCAGCATGTGGTACACCATGCCGGCCGGATCAGGAACCAATGTCACAGTCGCGGGCGGATTCTTCCGGACGATCGGAAGCAATCTCACGCCGACTTTCTCTCTGGCTCTGGGCGAGGAAACCGAAGGCGCCGATGACGGTACCGATGCCGGAATCCCGACCTTCCAGGGAATGTTGGATATCAAACACGAATCGTCGGACTGGTCGATCAGAACCGGTGTTTCCGGTCTGTGGGGCGAATTAAAAGCCGAGACCAATATGGGCAATTCAGAAACCTATAACAGCTGGGGTGTCAACGGCCACCTGATGATTTCTTCCAATTCGGGCTATGGGCTGGCCGGCGAGGTTTATTCCGGCTCCAACCTCGGCAGTTATTTCGGCGGCATTCTCAACAACAGCACGGTCGATGGAGTCAATTCCTTCGGCGGCTGGGGAAGTGCCTGGTTTACGCCGATTCCCAAAGTCAAATTCAGCGGCGGTGTCGGTGTCGATGATCCCGATGATAAAGACCTGGGTAACAACACCCGTTCCAAAAATACCGCCTATTTCGGCAACATCCGTTACAGCCTGGTTCCGAATGTTACCCTCGGTCTCGAGGTGTCCTTCTGGGAAACCGACTATAAGATGAGCGCCGATGTCACCGAATCATATGACGACGTTCGGGTTCAAACATCCTTCATATTCAATTACTAATATTTTTCTGGATTTTAAAGCCCCCGGCTAACGGGGGCTTTTTTTTTGCTCTTTTCAGAGAATTACTATATTCAATCCGGCCGCCGTTCAAACCATGATCATTATTCCGGAATATTTTTGGCATACCTGTTCAAAATCTGACCATTGCGCGGAAATTCAACCGCTTTCCTGTGCGTTTTTCGGGCCTTACCGTTTCTTGTAAACGGCCATTATCATGGGGTTAAAGGGATTAATTCTATTCTTGTCTTCGGGCATACCATTTGTATTACACCCCTCTGCCCTCAAACCGAAAATGCTAACTGACAGGGGGAACATTTTGATGGGGTTTAATGAATTGAAGCCGCGGGGCGGATTATGGCTATTGGCTATTTATCTGCCTCTATTTCTGTGTCTATTGACCGGATCGGCCCCGGCCACCTCACCGACCTCGGTGACCCTGACCTGGACCGCGCCGGGCGATGATGATGATATCGGAACCGCCGCCGAATACGATCTCCGTTATTCGCTGGAACCGATCACCGAAGACAACTGGAACAGCGCCGAACAGGCTAACGGCGAACCATCGCCACAACCGGCCGGATCGGCCGAGACTTTTGAAGTCACCGGATTACAGCCGGGGACATCCTATTATTTTGCGATCAAGACCGCCGATGAGATTCCCAACTGGTCGGAGCTGTCCAACGTTATTGCCCGCTCGACTCTTCCCGAGGATACTCCGCCCGGGGATGTATCTACGCTGGTAGCGGGAACACCCACCCAAGCCACTATCACGCTGGGCTGGCTGGCACCGGGCGATGATGGTTCATCCGGAACCGCATCCCAGTATGATATTCGTTATTCCACGGCAACGATCACCTCGGCCAACTGGGATGCCGCCCTTCAGGCAAGCGGCGAACCATCGCCCCAGACGGCCGGGACACCACAAACTTTTATTGTCACCGGTCTCGATGCCGGGACGACTTACTATTTTGCCCTCAAGACGGCCGACGAAGTCCCCAACTGGTCGGGATTATCGAATATCGCCTCGGCCACGACTGAGGAAGAACCGACCGTGCCCGATGCACCTCTGGTTATCGGGCCGGATAATGGTGTGATCGATCTTGTCCAGCCGGTCGATCTCAGCTGGGTGGATGTCGGCGAGGCCGATATGTACCGGGTCCAGCTCGATGATAATGCCGATTTCGGCAGCATTATTATCGACACTACTATCACCACTGTCACCTTCGCCGCCTCCGGGCTTGACGATGGATTAACCTGCTACTGGCGGGTGGCCGCCCATAATGATGTCGGCTGGGGTGACTGGAGTTCTGTCCGGAGTTTCACCACCGTCTGTCCGCTCCTCGATCCGCCGTCGCTGGCCTCACCGGCCGATGGGGCTGTCAATGTTACTTTGCCGATCGCGCTCGACTGGACCGATGTGGCCTCTATCCTGCAGTACCGTCTCCAGGTCGATGACCAGTCCGATTTCTCCTCGCTGGTGACGGATATTCTGACCTCCGGGTCGGCATATACTCTCTCGGGACTGGCCGAAGCCACCACCTATTACTGGCGGGTCCGCTCCAATAACGCCTGCGGTTCGGGCGCATGGAGCGCGGTGCAATCATTCACAACCCGCGATAATACCCTTCCGACGGCTATTTCCAACCTGGTCGCTTCGGCAGGTAATGACAACGGCGAAATCATCCTGACCTGGACAGCCACCGGTGATGATGGTACTGTCGGAACCGCCTCGCAGTACGATATCCGCTACGCCATCACGCCGATCACTCTCCAGAACTGGGATCTGGCCTCGCAGGTCAGCGGCGAACCTTCACCGCAGACATCGGGAACTACCGAATCGTTTGCGATCGGCAATCTCA
Encoded here:
- a CDS encoding fibronectin type III domain-containing protein gives rise to the protein MMGFNELKPRGGLWLLAIYLPLFLCLLTGSAPATSPTSVTLTWTAPGDDDDIGTAAEYDLRYSLEPITEDNWNSAEQANGEPSPQPAGSAETFEVTGLQPGTSYYFAIKTADEIPNWSELSNVIARSTLPEDTPPGDVSTLVAGTPTQATITLGWLAPGDDGSSGTASQYDIRYSTATITSANWDAALQASGEPSPQTAGTPQTFIVTGLDAGTTYYFALKTADEVPNWSGLSNIASATTEEEPTVPDAPLVIGPDNGVIDLVQPVDLSWVDVGEADMYRVQLDDNADFGSIIIDTTITTVTFAASGLDDGLTCYWRVAAHNDVGWGDWSSVRSFTTVCPLLDPPSLASPADGAVNVTLPIALDWTDVASILQYRLQVDDQSDFSSLVTDILTSGSAYTLSGLAEATTYYWRVRSNNACGSGAWSAVQSFTTRDNTLPTAISNLVASAGNDNGEIILTWTATGDDGTVGTASQYDIRYAITPITLQNWDLASQVSGEPSPQTSGTTESFAIGNLNPNQTYYFAIKVVDEAGNWSGLSNVAGGLPADLMPPAKINDLGFLQDFDIEDGLLRPRGILGHRNEMIIG